ATGTCCAGAATTTGTTATCAGGTAGACTGGTTCCAAACCTTTCCTTGAATTACTCATTAACACAGCCTGCATATATGGGCAGACAGTCGTTTAAAAAACAGGCAATGCATGAATATACCAACATGCAAGTCTCTTCCACTCACCACGTAGAAGTCCAGTCCATAGATGCCGATGCTAGGGTCATACTTGATGCCCAGGTCAATGTGTTCCTGGATACCAAAGCCGAAGTTCCCGGTGTCGGAGAAGTTGTTTTTCCTCAACTCGTACTCACGCACCTGGGGTAAGGACAAGAtttgtttaaaaataaatcacaTGAGTGTATGTACTACATCCATCATGTGGCCAATCCACACAGAGCAATGCAAGCTGATATTCTACACACTATGATCAACAAAAGAAATCTGTATAAATTTAAGTCTTCTATTGCAGGTCAAAGGGAAATGAGTCAGACCTAAAACAGACAAAATGTCATGTCCCAGGAGTGGGAATATCTTGGTAAAATCATTAGGTCATAAAGATCCAGACCTTGAGTCCTTTCTCCAGGATTTCCTCTGCCTTGGCTCCACGGACAGTACAGTGGACAGCAATCTTTTCATTTCTGCGGATGCCGAAGGATCGCACAGTGTAGCGGGCTGTGGAGAAAGGTAGGAGGATATGACTACATGACATTCACTTTGGTGTTCCACATCAAACCCCAGTTGAGAAAATACCTATTCTTGGTTGACAGGAAAAACTGAGGGTaaagggtcaagggtcaagatTCAAGTCTGCGATGCAATGCATCAGTTCCAACAAAAGCAGGGCCGTTGACTAGATTAGAGTTCTTTACACTATTGATGTGTGTCTAGTTGAGCAGGCAAATTAAGTTATTCATCCAAATTGTCATTGAGAAACTGTGACATGCAAAATGAATATGAAAAGCTTACCCTTGGAGAACACCGGTGTCTGGCCTGTGAGCTGCTCCAGCACCTTGGCAGCACGGGTTAGCCTGTCACCACTCTCACCCACACAGATGTTTAGGCAGAGCTTGCGAATACGCAGCTCTTTCATGGGGTTCTCCTTTTTCTCACCCTGTTCCTGTTGACAGAGGCGAATTGAGGAAAACAATCAGCATTCTTGAAGGAATATTAACAGGCCATGTTATTTGCCTTCACTACTACTGCATAGATGTCAGCCAGAGAGTCTGAAAAGCTGTGAAACGGTAACTTGCTAGCTTTAAGGATGTAACTAGCCAAAATCATTTATCAGAATACCATCATTGGTGGTATCATGTCAACGTTCAGATAAACCCATACCGATGATACATTGGACCAATATCTACAATTCAAGACGCACGTAGCAGTTTCAAACGAGTTCACATGCAAGTTTCCTCGTCTCCTGCTCAGACATGCCTGTGCATATCCCGGCGGATGTTGAACGTTACGCTCATGTTTTCTGGATTTAAAGCAATTCAAGACAAAACGTTGTTTACGTTAAGCTGTGTTTAAGCCAACTTCATAACCATCATGCACCGAATGGGTCATTTAAACCTCTACAACAAGTGTTTACTTATTAAATGGTCAAAGCATAGCTCGGGGTTTAACATAGCTAACAACCAAGTCATTAGCATTGGTAATTCTGTAATTTCTTAGACAGACGATTATTATTTGAACAAAATAGGCCATCATCTTCATACGTCACATGCATATACTAATATTTATGTATCCCACTGCATGTTTTAACGAGTTACAGCTCTGATGATTGTGGATTTAAGCGTCAAGTTGTTACATTTCGCCATCATAAGTGTTCATGCTATACT
This genomic window from Hypomesus transpacificus isolate Combined female chromosome 4, fHypTra1, whole genome shotgun sequence contains:
- the rpl11 gene encoding 60S ribosomal protein L11 produces the protein MAEQGEKKENPMKELRIRKLCLNICVGESGDRLTRAAKVLEQLTGQTPVFSKARYTVRSFGIRRNEKIAVHCTVRGAKAEEILEKGLKVREYELRKNNFSDTGNFGFGIQEHIDLGIKYDPSIGIYGLDFYVVLGRPGFSIADKKQKTGRIGYKHRIRKEESMRWFQQKYDGIILPGK